Proteins from one Planctomyces sp. SH-PL62 genomic window:
- a CDS encoding hemolysin family protein: METSHFLIISGLILVNAYFVAAEFALVKVRTSQIDQLAEQGNWAARLTSRALDRLDLYLSASQIGITVASLALGRAIEKWIDPVMERLLEWVGLGHSEFAVGGMTIALVPILSLSFVTFLHMALGEQAPKTLAIRASRIVALVTAPPLVLLAYIFWPAIWLLNSASNLTLKVFGLGGTSAEEITHTDEEIRHILAESDEGGHLSRSERMMIENVLTLEEKTARRVMIPRPDIVYLSLSRPLEENLRLARQAGHTRYPLCEDDLTTVVGMIHVKDVFRSGGFQNGRLDLRQLARKAPYLPVTLRLDLLLLEFQRNRVHLAMLLDEYGSVVGMVTLENVLEELVGPIQDEFDREAPEVIPLGDGVFEVEASCPLDRLEDAVGIEIPETDAETTGGLILDLLGRLAHAGDYVEIEGHRLVVLKADPTRIRRIRIEPIREGAADEPAGRESEAP, translated from the coding sequence ATGGAGACGTCCCACTTCCTCATCATCTCGGGCTTGATCCTGGTCAACGCCTACTTCGTCGCGGCCGAGTTCGCCCTGGTGAAGGTGCGGACCAGCCAGATCGACCAGCTGGCCGAGCAGGGGAACTGGGCCGCCCGGCTCACCAGTCGGGCCCTCGACCGGCTGGACCTCTACCTGTCGGCCTCGCAGATCGGCATCACGGTCGCGAGCCTCGCCCTGGGCCGCGCCATCGAGAAGTGGATCGACCCGGTGATGGAGCGGCTCCTGGAGTGGGTCGGCCTGGGCCACTCCGAGTTCGCCGTGGGCGGGATGACGATCGCCCTGGTCCCGATCCTCTCCTTGAGCTTCGTGACCTTCCTGCACATGGCCCTGGGCGAGCAGGCCCCCAAGACGCTGGCGATCCGGGCCTCGCGGATCGTCGCCCTGGTCACGGCCCCCCCTTTGGTCCTGCTCGCCTACATCTTCTGGCCGGCGATCTGGCTCCTCAACTCCGCCAGCAACCTGACCCTCAAGGTGTTCGGCCTGGGCGGGACCAGCGCCGAGGAGATCACCCACACCGACGAGGAGATCCGCCACATCCTGGCGGAGAGCGACGAGGGGGGCCACCTCTCGCGCAGCGAGCGGATGATGATCGAGAACGTCCTGACCCTGGAGGAGAAGACCGCCAGGCGGGTCATGATCCCCCGGCCCGACATCGTCTACCTGAGCCTCTCGCGGCCCCTGGAGGAGAACCTTCGGCTCGCCCGCCAGGCCGGCCACACCCGCTACCCGCTCTGCGAGGACGACCTGACGACGGTCGTCGGCATGATCCACGTGAAGGACGTCTTCCGAAGCGGCGGCTTCCAGAACGGCCGGCTCGACCTCCGCCAGCTCGCCCGCAAGGCGCCCTACCTGCCGGTCACCCTCCGGCTCGACCTGCTCCTGCTGGAGTTCCAGCGCAACCGGGTCCACCTGGCGATGCTGCTCGACGAGTACGGCAGCGTCGTGGGCATGGTCACGCTGGAGAACGTCCTGGAAGAGCTGGTCGGCCCGATCCAGGACGAGTTCGACCGCGAGGCCCCCGAGGTCATCCCGCTGGGCGACGGCGTGTTCGAGGTCGAGGCGTCCTGCCCGCTGGACCGCCTGGAGGACGCCGTGGGCATCGAGATCCCCGAGACCGACGCCGAGACGACCGGCGGTCTGATCCTCGACCTTCTCGGCCGCCTGGCCCACGCCGGCGACTACGTCGAGATCGAGGGCCACCGCCTCGTGGTCCTCAAGGCCGATCCCACCCGGATCCGCCGGATCCGGATCGAGCCGATCCGGGAAGGCGCCGCGGACGAGCCGGCGGGACGGGAATCCGAGGCCCCCTGA
- a CDS encoding (Fe-S)-binding protein, whose amino-acid sequence MQVSLFITCFNDTLFPGTGKAMVALLERLGHTVDFPMDQTCCGQMHYNTGYQREALPLVCRFVEVFRDAEVVVSPSASCVAMVHDAYPKLAAETGDAQLIREVAALTPRVYELSMFLTDRLGVEDVGAYFPHRVTFHTTCHSKRMLHIGDAPERLLRKVRGIDLVELPQADECCGFGGTFAVKNADTSIAMLSDKIRCVLDTRAEYCASADNSCLMHIGGGLHRQRAGVHPIHLAEILASTEEGMPTGGIAAAAATAERNA is encoded by the coding sequence ATGCAAGTTTCGCTCTTCATCACCTGCTTCAACGACACGCTCTTCCCCGGGACGGGCAAGGCCATGGTGGCCCTCCTCGAACGGCTCGGCCACACGGTCGACTTCCCGATGGACCAGACCTGTTGCGGCCAGATGCACTACAACACCGGCTACCAGCGCGAGGCTTTGCCGCTGGTCTGTCGGTTCGTCGAGGTCTTCCGCGACGCCGAGGTCGTGGTCTCGCCGTCGGCCTCCTGCGTCGCCATGGTCCACGACGCCTACCCCAAGCTCGCCGCCGAGACCGGCGACGCCCAGCTCATCCGCGAGGTCGCCGCTCTGACGCCCCGGGTCTACGAGCTGTCGATGTTCCTGACGGACAGGCTGGGCGTGGAGGACGTCGGCGCGTACTTCCCGCACCGCGTCACCTTCCACACCACGTGCCATTCCAAGCGGATGCTCCACATCGGCGACGCCCCCGAACGCCTGCTCCGCAAGGTGCGGGGCATCGACCTGGTCGAGCTTCCCCAGGCCGACGAGTGCTGCGGCTTCGGCGGGACCTTCGCCGTCAAGAACGCCGACACCTCGATCGCCATGCTCTCGGACAAGATCCGCTGCGTGCTCGACACCCGCGCCGAGTACTGCGCCTCGGCCGACAATTCGTGCCTGATGCACATCGGCGGCGGGCTCCACCGCCAGCGGGCGGGCGTCCACCCCATCCACCTCGCCGAGATCCTGGCCTCGACCGAGGAAGGCATGCCGACCGGCGGCATCGCGGCGGCGGCGGCGACCGCCGAAAGGAACGCTTGA